A genomic window from Anticarsia gemmatalis isolate Benzon Research Colony breed Stoneville strain chromosome 24, ilAntGemm2 primary, whole genome shotgun sequence includes:
- the LOC142983577 gene encoding trypsin, alkaline B-like: protein MSVLIFLGLCLAAVSAVPFDSARIVGGSVTTIDNYPTIAAVLFGWDFVNFRQSCGGIIINQRSVLSAAHCIPATSSPLQHRIRVGSTWGNSGGAVHDLAAFFIHQNYNAMTFDSDIVVLRTSTFISYNNVVQPASIAGPNYVVPDNELVWAAGWGAIASGGPWSEQLRHVNMWTINQEVCTQKFVNFARINDNMLCTGEPNVGGLSTCQGDSGGPLYHQGVVVGVTSFGGPVCGHVDFAAVSVRVSRFTSWIQSLA from the exons ATGAGCGTGTTAATATTTTTGGGACTTTGCCTTGCCGCTGTTTCAG CGGTACCATTTGACTCTGCAAGGATAGTAGGTGGCTCCGTGACTACTATTGACAACTATCCAACCATAGCTGCCGTTCTCTTTGGATGGGACTTTGTCAATTTCCGTCAATCATGTGGCGGTATTATTATCAACCAGAGATCTGTTCTTTCAGCAGCTCATTGTATACC AGCAACCAGCAGTCCATTGCAGCACCGTATTAGAGTAGGTTCCACATGGGGCAACAGTGGCGGTGCCGTTCACGACCTCGCCGCCTTCTTCATTCATCAAAACTATAACGCGATGACATTTGATAGTGATATTGTAGTGCTGAGAACTAGTACCTTCATATCTTATAATAACGTGGTCCAACCGGCGTCTATTGCTGGTCCGAACTATGTAGTTCCTGATAATGAGCTCGTCTGGGCTGCTGGATGGGGAGCTATTGCT AGCGGCGGTCCATGGTCTGAACAACTCCGTCACGTCAACATGTGGACGATCAACCAAGAAGTTTGTACCCAAAAATTCGTGAACTTTGCCCGTATCAATGACAACATGTTGTGTACCGGTGAACCCAATGTTGGTGGTCTCTCAACCTGTCAGGGTGACTCTGGTGGTCCACTGTACCACCAAGGAGTGGTGGTCGGTGTTACTTCGTTCGGTGGTCCAGTTTGTGGTCATGTGGATTTTGCTGCTGTTAGTGTTCGAGTGTCCAGGTTTACTTCTTGGATCCAGAGTCTTGCCTAA